A genomic window from Cucumis melo cultivar AY chromosome 8, USDA_Cmelo_AY_1.0, whole genome shotgun sequence includes:
- the LOC103484847 gene encoding cyclin-D5-1-like, whose translation MGYTTDRLSSFSPSSLFCQEDASFLTDDDHTQQPTSLSDPLPFFLADDDDEYFEILVSREILTESKTRLPLNDSPAAIQSWLRSVRLDAVEWILKSRVLFGFQFHTAYLSISYFDRVLSIRNLQKRSWIFRLLAVGCLSLAAKMEESKTPKLSSLQVEGFDMESKAIQRMELYILNTLGWRMSSVTPFSYLQYLIRTIFVDYNWQGLLSKAANFVMATVKEINLVDHRPSIIAAASLLASSDTQMTREQMELKLKAITSFGSLEYEDIFFCYSLMLKTEKENVKEELTGTPSSSICTTTPNIVDNRSATSASGTKSKRRLTFEDSDPDCPEKKIHRP comes from the exons ATGGGGTACACTACTgaccgtctttcttctttctctccttCCAGTCTTTTCTGCCAAGAAGATGCTTCTTTCTTGACTGACGATGACCATACTCAACAACCCACTTCCCTTTCCGACCCTCTTCCCTTCTTTCTTGCCGATGATGATGATGAGTATTTTGAGATCTTAGTTTCAAGAGAGATTCTCACTGAATCTAAGACCCGTTTGCCCCTTAACGATTCCCCGGCTGCGATTCAGAGTTGGTTGAGGAGTGTCCGATTGGATGCTGTTGAGTGGATTCTTAAa AGTCGGGTACTTTTTGGATTTCAATTTCATACTGCGTATCTATCCATCAGCTATTTCGATCGAGTTTTGTCAATCCGAAACCTA CAAAAAAGGTCGTGGATTTTCCGATTGTTGGCTGTGGGATGTTTGTCACTGGCTGCTAAGATGGAGGAATCTAAAACCCCTAAGTTGTCGAGCCTTCAAGTTGAGGGATTTGATATGGAAAGCAAAGCAATTCAAAGAATGGAACTATACATTCTCAATACTTTGGGATGGAGAATGAGCTCAGTTACTCCCTTTTCTTATTTACAGTATTTAATAAGAACGATCTTTGTCGATTACAATTGGCAAGGATTACTCTCTAAAGCTGCGAATTTTGTAATGGCAACAGTGAAAG AGATTAACTTGGTGGATCATAGACCATCTATTATAGCAGCTGCTTCGTTATTAGCTTCATCCGATACTCAGATGACAAGAGAACAAATGGAGCTGAAATTGAAAGCGATAACTTCATTTGGGTCTTTAGAATAT GAGGATATCTTCTTTTGCTATAGTCTGATGCTAAAAACAGAGAAAGAAAATGTGAAAGAAGAGTTAACTGGCACTCCATCGTCTTCAATCTGCACCACAACACCTAATATTGTTGACAACCGTTCTGCTACCTCCGCTTCTGGTACTAAGAGTAAGAGACGACTCACTTTCGAGGACTCCGATCCAGATTGTCCGGAGAAGAAGATTCATCGGCCATAG
- the LOC103484848 gene encoding uncharacterized protein LOC103484848 isoform X2 has protein sequence MEKRLRSSLESSAEEFVSSAVKLSLKSSKHTLKTLIHGLKTSSAHSLSVPLALEVSISRAIATFRNLTGSDCTNPNPQCNPSPSESPQPPSTKRLRRSSRHCRSREFEGLESDESNLNLRKEKVLSELEILSYIVFLCISHPKRVFSLTDLLPCARDLHDNLILFESDSVLSTEIANLCEEWWKEDLPGRESLISQSLPFLLSRSLTLKKKVDVHKVYMLREAFSLFDYEDESIEDLKLLLVRCVIAPLYLKTEDGRRFVAYTFGLSRQLLKEALAVIRSQIPFGRKSMLEAYGDIVFRAWRNSEENTRAEIENGFLQGLVEGAIHARTSAFGASIRRVLGGFINQRTVEGVEKLLFRLTEPVIFRSLQVANSNVRQNSLHLLLDVFPLENPDATKELKDTLLDRQFFLIEKLLMDESPDVRVVAVEGCCRILYLFWEIIPSITITKIITKIFDEMSHDTSNEVRLSTLNGVIYLFGNPQSHEILKVILPRLGHLMLDNALLVRVALADLLLLIRDVRDFQFNKVVSLDVLLTVLAHDQPIISQKITRLLMPSYFPTKVSIEEACSRCITLIRRSPMAGARFCEFAASQGASLKSIVQLVRTLIDLVSSSAKLDESYIDGLLLSAKYLCSCISKEPCYKFDLKDLFTAEKLKCLLSVAQSRCARSSLFNIVSSFSPDDFTDLLEECMQLITNCRGLSEDIEKQAEVRSCHRFFLACDALDIMFEAMSLILQKFAYRCHIRFGTEKPKLSVSSAKRKKCKLSGKVLSRLKNFGGKKCVAFEEDYFVAVGVLWQVKDLLSDEKTKNALLSCQTIETIFQSLKVICEVSIVQCVNYDYMDVSPVLAYASLALHMSFQRVSQNIPSNSGTKNKISNSCSSQEKLEQTLDHLLDCVKKMYVSDDSPDEAKQGCVDASEKTLKQVKNLTAVLKFIADAISMGFLSQKYELCLKFVSEYMQSIMSILCQQIYKDIQFNVEMKEIFLCLKSSLTYAAKLLNQVLRCVEGSALTQTSILSHNLIDMIALIEVHLGSGYAARLVAVAKSWFPDLILALGASCIMRPVEVEGAHINLFEQTKLYFPSWLSIVAKIELSNTSEDFAEKEEEEEEDGDGSFDKHNSSTFKKFLKMIVTFLKRDHHILDAVGAIFMVGSEVGLERKDFGLVLGLLQFVCRSLYSAEDREWGDMMLASLQHCYPQIEREIEQCNGDRRHQLDKAKTLLEPIWLYHVFETGKLSMMNE, from the exons ATGGAGAAGAGGTTGCGTTCTTCTCTTGAATCATCGGCGGAAGAATTCGTCTCCTCTGCCGTAAAACTAAGTCTCAAGTCGTCAAAGCACACGCTCAAAACCCTAATTCATGGCCTAAAAACTTCTTCTGCTCACTCCTTGTCTGTTCCTCTTGCCCTAGAAGTTTCTATTTCTCGCGCAATTGCAACTTTTAGGAATCTTACTGGCTCCGATTGCACTAACCCTAATCCACAATGCAACCCTAGCCCCTCCGAGTCTCCGCAGCCTCCTTCCACTAAACGTCTGCGGCGATCTTCGAGACATTGCAGAAGTCGGGAATTTGAAGGCTTAGAGAGTGATGAATCCAATTTGAACTTACGAAAAGAGAAAGTTTTGAGTGAGCTTGAAATTCTGTCGTACATTGTATTCTTATGCATTTCGCACCCGAAAAGAGTATTTTCTCTGACTGATTTACTGCCGTGTGCTCGGGACTTGCAcgataatttgattttattcgAGTCGGATTCAGTATTGTCTACGGAGATTGCAAATTTGTGCGAGGAATGGTGGAAGGAGGACTTGCCGGGGCGAGAATCACTGATCTCTCAGTCGCTCCCTTTCCTGCTCTCAAGGTCGTTGACGCTAAAGAAGAAGGTGGATGTGCACAAGGTTTATATGCTTCGGGAGGCATTTTCTTTGTTTGATTATGAAGACGAGAGTATTGaagatttgaaacttttgttAGTTCGCTGCGTTATTGCTCCTTTGTATTTGAAAACTGAGGATGGTCGTCGGTTCGTTGCGTATACTTTTGGCTTAAGCCGACAGCTATTGAAGGAAGCACTGGCAGTTATTCGATCCCAAATTCCGTTTGGGAGAAAATCTATGTTGGAGGCGTATGGAGACATtgtgtttcgtgcttggcgaaATTCTGAAGAAAATACACGAGCTGAAATCGAAAATGGATTTTTACAGGGTTTGGTGGAGGGTGCTATACATGCGAGAACAAGCGCGTTCGGTGCTTCAATTAGAAGGGTTTTAGGAGGGTTTATAAACCAGAGAACAGTAGAAGGTGTTGAGAAGCTTCTCTTCCGTCTAACTGAACCTGTTATATTTCGATCGCTGCAG GTTGCAAATTCAAATGTTCGTCAAAATTCATTGCATCTACTTTTGGATGTGTTTCCTCTTGAAAATCCTGATGCTACAAAAGAGCTGAAGGACACATTGCTTGATAGACAGTTCTTTTTAATAGAAAAACTTCTCATGGATGAAAGTCCAGATGTGAGAGTTGTAGCAGTTGAAGGTTGTTGTCgcattctttatttattttgggaAATTATCCCTTCAATAACCATCACAAAGATCATTACCAAAATTTTTGATGAAATGTCACATGATACATCCAATGAAGTCAGGCTTTCAACACTGAATGGCGTAATCTATTTGTTTGGGAACCCCCAATCTCATGAGATTTTAAAAGTGATCTTGCCAAGGTTGGGACACCTGATGTTGGACAATGCTCTTTTGGTAAGAGTAGCTCTAGCAGATCTCCTCCTCCTTATCAGGGATGTTCGTGATTTCCAGTTTAATAAG GTGGTCAGTTTAGATGTATTGTTAACTGTACTTGCACACGATCAACCCATTATTAGTCAGAAAATTACTAGATTGCTGATGCCATCATATTTCCCCACCAAAGTATCAATTGAAGAGGCATGCAGTCGCTGCATAACTCTTATAAGAAGATCTCCCATGGCTGGAGCAAGATTTTGTGAATTTGCTGCATCACAAGGGGCATCTCTTAAGTCCATTGTGCAACTTGTTAGAACACTAATTGATTTAGTTTCGTCCTCTGCTAAGCTAGATGAAAGTTACATCGATGGTTTACTACTTTCTGCCAAATACCTTTGCAGCTGCATCTCGAAGGAGCCATGTTACAAGTTCGATCTCAAAGATCTGTTCACTGCTGAAAAATTGAAGTGCTTGCTCTCTGTAGCACAATCCAGGTGTGCTCGGTCTTCTTTATTCAACATTGTTTCCTCATTCTCTCCCGATGATTTTACGGATCTTCTTGAGGAGTGCATGCAATTAATTACAAACTGTCGTGGATTATCCGAAGACATAGAAAAGCAAGCTGAAGTGAGGTCATGCCACAGGTTTTTCCTGGCTTGTGATGCATTGGACATTATGTTTGAAGCCATGTCATTGATACTACAAAAATTTGCTTATCGTTGCCACATTAGATTTGGAACTGAGAAACCGAAACTCAGTGTTTCCTCtgcaaagagaaagaaatgCAAATTATCAGGAAAAGTACTATCTAGACTGAAGAATTTTGGTGGAAAAAAGTGTGTAGCCTTTGAAGAAGACTACTTTGTTGCAGTAGGAGTGTTGTGGCAAGTTAAAGATTTGCTTTCAGATGAAAAGACAAAGAATGCTTTATTGAGTTGCCAAACTATAGAGACCATATTTCAAAGTTTAAAGGTCATCTGCGAAGTCAGTATTGTGCAATGCGTCAATTATGACTATATGGATGTATCTCCCGTTCTAGCATATGCATCTCTTGCTTTGCACATGTCTTTTCAGAGGGTCAGCCAAAACATTCCGAGTAATAGTGGAACAAagaataaaatttcaaattcttgtAGTTCACAG GAAAAGTTGGAGCAGACGCTCGATCACTTGCTTGACTGTGTTAAGAAAATGTACGTGTCAGATGACTCCCCTGATGAAGCTAAGCAAG GATGTGTTGATGCTTCAGAAAAGACACTGAAGCAGGTGAAGAACCTTACAGCAGTCCTCAAGTTCATTGCCGATGCTATTTCCATGGGGTTTCTTTCACAAAAGTATGAATTGTGCTTGAAATTCGTGTCAGAGTATATGCAATCCATCATGTCGATTTTATGTCAACAGATTTATAAAGATATTCAGTTCAATGTGGAAATGAAAGAAATCTTTCTTTGTCTAAAGAGCTCGTTGACCTATGCTGCCAAGTTATTGAATCAAGTACTAAGATGTGTGGAAGGTTCCGCTTTGACACAGACTTCAATTCTTAGCCATAATTTGATTGATATGATTGCCTTAATTGAAGTACACTTGGGGTCTGGTTATGCAGCACGTCTTGTTGCAGTGGCGAAGTCTTGGTTTCCTGATCTGATTTTAGCGTTGGGAGCCAGTTGCATAATGAGACCTGTTGAAGTAGAGGGGGCGCACATCAACCTCTTTGAGCAGACCAAACTCTATTTTCCCTCATGGTTATCAATCGTTGCAAAGATTGAACTTTCTAATACAAGTGAAGATTTTGCtgagaaggaggaggaggaggaggaggacgGGGATGGCTCTTTCGACAAACATAATTCTTCCACATTTAAGAAATTTCTGAAGATGATTGTCACATTTTTGAAAAGAGATCACCACATTTTGGATGCAGTTGGAGCAATTTTTATGGTTGGTTCAGAAGTTGGGTTGGAAAGAAAGGATTTTGGGCTGGTGCTTGGACTTCTACAGTTTGTGTGTCGAAGCCTATACAGTGCAGAGGACAGAGAGTGGGGTGATATGATGTTAGCTTCATTACAACATTGCTACCCTCAAATAGAGAGAGAAATAGAACAATGTAATGGAGATCGACGTCATCAATTAGACAAGGCAAAGACTTTGCTTGAACCTATATGGTTGTATCACGTTTTCGAAACTGGCAAGCTGTCAATGATGAATGAGTAG
- the LOC103484848 gene encoding uncharacterized protein LOC103484848 isoform X1, which yields MEKRLRSSLESSAEEFVSSAVKLSLKSSKHTLKTLIHGLKTSSAHSLSVPLALEVSISRAIATFRNLTGSDCTNPNPQCNPSPSESPQPPSTKRLRRSSRHCRSREFEGLESDESNLNLRKEKVLSELEILSYIVFLCISHPKRVFSLTDLLPCARDLHDNLILFESDSVLSTEIANLCEEWWKEDLPGRESLISQSLPFLLSRSLTLKKKVDVHKVYMLREAFSLFDYEDESIEDLKLLLVRCVIAPLYLKTEDGRRFVAYTFGLSRQLLKEALAVIRSQIPFGRKSMLEAYGDIVFRAWRNSEENTRAEIENGFLQGLVEGAIHARTSAFGASIRRVLGGFINQRTVEGVEKLLFRLTEPVIFRSLQVANSNVRQNSLHLLLDVFPLENPDATKELKDTLLDRQFFLIEKLLMDESPDVRVVAVEGCCRILYLFWEIIPSITITKIITKIFDEMSHDTSNEVRLSTLNGVIYLFGNPQSHEILKVILPRLGHLMLDNALLVRVALADLLLLIRDVRDFQFNKVVSLDVLLTVLAHDQPIISQKITRLLMPSYFPTKVSIEEACSRCITLIRRSPMAGARFCEFAASQGASLKSIVQLVRTLIDLVSSSAKLDESYIDGLLLSAKYLCSCISKEPCYKFDLKDLFTAEKLKCLLSVAQSRCARSSLFNIVSSFSPDDFTDLLEECMQLITNCRGLSEDIEKQAEVRSCHRFFLACDALDIMFEAMSLILQKFAYRCHIRFGTEKPKLSVSSAKRKKCKLSGKVLSRLKNFGGKKCVAFEEDYFVAVGVLWQVKDLLSDEKTKNALLSCQTIETIFQSLKVICEVSIVQCVNYDYMDVSPVLAYASLALHMSFQRVSQNIPSNSGTKNKISNSCSSQEKLEQTLDHLLDCVKKMYVSDDSPDEAKQGNGKRTQHANRKLNESRKNQSHSLQGGCVDASEKTLKQVKNLTAVLKFIADAISMGFLSQKYELCLKFVSEYMQSIMSILCQQIYKDIQFNVEMKEIFLCLKSSLTYAAKLLNQVLRCVEGSALTQTSILSHNLIDMIALIEVHLGSGYAARLVAVAKSWFPDLILALGASCIMRPVEVEGAHINLFEQTKLYFPSWLSIVAKIELSNTSEDFAEKEEEEEEDGDGSFDKHNSSTFKKFLKMIVTFLKRDHHILDAVGAIFMVGSEVGLERKDFGLVLGLLQFVCRSLYSAEDREWGDMMLASLQHCYPQIEREIEQCNGDRRHQLDKAKTLLEPIWLYHVFETGKLSMMNE from the exons ATGGAGAAGAGGTTGCGTTCTTCTCTTGAATCATCGGCGGAAGAATTCGTCTCCTCTGCCGTAAAACTAAGTCTCAAGTCGTCAAAGCACACGCTCAAAACCCTAATTCATGGCCTAAAAACTTCTTCTGCTCACTCCTTGTCTGTTCCTCTTGCCCTAGAAGTTTCTATTTCTCGCGCAATTGCAACTTTTAGGAATCTTACTGGCTCCGATTGCACTAACCCTAATCCACAATGCAACCCTAGCCCCTCCGAGTCTCCGCAGCCTCCTTCCACTAAACGTCTGCGGCGATCTTCGAGACATTGCAGAAGTCGGGAATTTGAAGGCTTAGAGAGTGATGAATCCAATTTGAACTTACGAAAAGAGAAAGTTTTGAGTGAGCTTGAAATTCTGTCGTACATTGTATTCTTATGCATTTCGCACCCGAAAAGAGTATTTTCTCTGACTGATTTACTGCCGTGTGCTCGGGACTTGCAcgataatttgattttattcgAGTCGGATTCAGTATTGTCTACGGAGATTGCAAATTTGTGCGAGGAATGGTGGAAGGAGGACTTGCCGGGGCGAGAATCACTGATCTCTCAGTCGCTCCCTTTCCTGCTCTCAAGGTCGTTGACGCTAAAGAAGAAGGTGGATGTGCACAAGGTTTATATGCTTCGGGAGGCATTTTCTTTGTTTGATTATGAAGACGAGAGTATTGaagatttgaaacttttgttAGTTCGCTGCGTTATTGCTCCTTTGTATTTGAAAACTGAGGATGGTCGTCGGTTCGTTGCGTATACTTTTGGCTTAAGCCGACAGCTATTGAAGGAAGCACTGGCAGTTATTCGATCCCAAATTCCGTTTGGGAGAAAATCTATGTTGGAGGCGTATGGAGACATtgtgtttcgtgcttggcgaaATTCTGAAGAAAATACACGAGCTGAAATCGAAAATGGATTTTTACAGGGTTTGGTGGAGGGTGCTATACATGCGAGAACAAGCGCGTTCGGTGCTTCAATTAGAAGGGTTTTAGGAGGGTTTATAAACCAGAGAACAGTAGAAGGTGTTGAGAAGCTTCTCTTCCGTCTAACTGAACCTGTTATATTTCGATCGCTGCAG GTTGCAAATTCAAATGTTCGTCAAAATTCATTGCATCTACTTTTGGATGTGTTTCCTCTTGAAAATCCTGATGCTACAAAAGAGCTGAAGGACACATTGCTTGATAGACAGTTCTTTTTAATAGAAAAACTTCTCATGGATGAAAGTCCAGATGTGAGAGTTGTAGCAGTTGAAGGTTGTTGTCgcattctttatttattttgggaAATTATCCCTTCAATAACCATCACAAAGATCATTACCAAAATTTTTGATGAAATGTCACATGATACATCCAATGAAGTCAGGCTTTCAACACTGAATGGCGTAATCTATTTGTTTGGGAACCCCCAATCTCATGAGATTTTAAAAGTGATCTTGCCAAGGTTGGGACACCTGATGTTGGACAATGCTCTTTTGGTAAGAGTAGCTCTAGCAGATCTCCTCCTCCTTATCAGGGATGTTCGTGATTTCCAGTTTAATAAG GTGGTCAGTTTAGATGTATTGTTAACTGTACTTGCACACGATCAACCCATTATTAGTCAGAAAATTACTAGATTGCTGATGCCATCATATTTCCCCACCAAAGTATCAATTGAAGAGGCATGCAGTCGCTGCATAACTCTTATAAGAAGATCTCCCATGGCTGGAGCAAGATTTTGTGAATTTGCTGCATCACAAGGGGCATCTCTTAAGTCCATTGTGCAACTTGTTAGAACACTAATTGATTTAGTTTCGTCCTCTGCTAAGCTAGATGAAAGTTACATCGATGGTTTACTACTTTCTGCCAAATACCTTTGCAGCTGCATCTCGAAGGAGCCATGTTACAAGTTCGATCTCAAAGATCTGTTCACTGCTGAAAAATTGAAGTGCTTGCTCTCTGTAGCACAATCCAGGTGTGCTCGGTCTTCTTTATTCAACATTGTTTCCTCATTCTCTCCCGATGATTTTACGGATCTTCTTGAGGAGTGCATGCAATTAATTACAAACTGTCGTGGATTATCCGAAGACATAGAAAAGCAAGCTGAAGTGAGGTCATGCCACAGGTTTTTCCTGGCTTGTGATGCATTGGACATTATGTTTGAAGCCATGTCATTGATACTACAAAAATTTGCTTATCGTTGCCACATTAGATTTGGAACTGAGAAACCGAAACTCAGTGTTTCCTCtgcaaagagaaagaaatgCAAATTATCAGGAAAAGTACTATCTAGACTGAAGAATTTTGGTGGAAAAAAGTGTGTAGCCTTTGAAGAAGACTACTTTGTTGCAGTAGGAGTGTTGTGGCAAGTTAAAGATTTGCTTTCAGATGAAAAGACAAAGAATGCTTTATTGAGTTGCCAAACTATAGAGACCATATTTCAAAGTTTAAAGGTCATCTGCGAAGTCAGTATTGTGCAATGCGTCAATTATGACTATATGGATGTATCTCCCGTTCTAGCATATGCATCTCTTGCTTTGCACATGTCTTTTCAGAGGGTCAGCCAAAACATTCCGAGTAATAGTGGAACAAagaataaaatttcaaattcttgtAGTTCACAG GAAAAGTTGGAGCAGACGCTCGATCACTTGCTTGACTGTGTTAAGAAAATGTACGTGTCAGATGACTCCCCTGATGAAGCTAAGCAAGGTAATGGAAAACGAACTCAACATGCAAATCGAAAGCTGAATGAATCTAGAAAAAATCAATCTCACTCCCTTCAGGGAG GATGTGTTGATGCTTCAGAAAAGACACTGAAGCAGGTGAAGAACCTTACAGCAGTCCTCAAGTTCATTGCCGATGCTATTTCCATGGGGTTTCTTTCACAAAAGTATGAATTGTGCTTGAAATTCGTGTCAGAGTATATGCAATCCATCATGTCGATTTTATGTCAACAGATTTATAAAGATATTCAGTTCAATGTGGAAATGAAAGAAATCTTTCTTTGTCTAAAGAGCTCGTTGACCTATGCTGCCAAGTTATTGAATCAAGTACTAAGATGTGTGGAAGGTTCCGCTTTGACACAGACTTCAATTCTTAGCCATAATTTGATTGATATGATTGCCTTAATTGAAGTACACTTGGGGTCTGGTTATGCAGCACGTCTTGTTGCAGTGGCGAAGTCTTGGTTTCCTGATCTGATTTTAGCGTTGGGAGCCAGTTGCATAATGAGACCTGTTGAAGTAGAGGGGGCGCACATCAACCTCTTTGAGCAGACCAAACTCTATTTTCCCTCATGGTTATCAATCGTTGCAAAGATTGAACTTTCTAATACAAGTGAAGATTTTGCtgagaaggaggaggaggaggaggaggacgGGGATGGCTCTTTCGACAAACATAATTCTTCCACATTTAAGAAATTTCTGAAGATGATTGTCACATTTTTGAAAAGAGATCACCACATTTTGGATGCAGTTGGAGCAATTTTTATGGTTGGTTCAGAAGTTGGGTTGGAAAGAAAGGATTTTGGGCTGGTGCTTGGACTTCTACAGTTTGTGTGTCGAAGCCTATACAGTGCAGAGGACAGAGAGTGGGGTGATATGATGTTAGCTTCATTACAACATTGCTACCCTCAAATAGAGAGAGAAATAGAACAATGTAATGGAGATCGACGTCATCAATTAGACAAGGCAAAGACTTTGCTTGAACCTATATGGTTGTATCACGTTTTCGAAACTGGCAAGCTGTCAATGATGAATGAGTAG